The proteins below come from a single bacterium HR11 genomic window:
- the ybaL gene encoding Inner membrane protein YbaL, with translation MEIFIRNLLIVMACVLPLLWLMERIRFPTLVAFLVTGVLIGPAGLGWIRQAPEIHALAEVGIIALLFVLGVEFSVESLAAFGARLPIFGTLQVLLTGLLGGGGFALLGWPLRSALVVGFAVSTTSTAILLKVLQERKELDTHHGRWAVGTCLFQDMATPLILLALPLSQTGWPTLTGLGSILLRGVVIVAGTFGMTRHGMPWMMERIARMGASPDFIRAFVLVWALAIIGAVYALGWPIAIGAFLAGLILSETPISHQVVAELLPLRDFLMGLFFLTLGMQLDLRLFRTDAGSVTTLAVGLLLAKGLAFGGAAAAVRLPLRTALTLTLGMPYASEFSVLVLNTALGLGILTRDLHTVALAGVFLSLVVAPFLTYLAPVVAAGWVVRMTRAVPVDVVRDPTRPPGAPERRDHVVIIGYGINGENLATVLRAVQIPYCVIEMDLGRAQTAARAGHPVIVGDALYAHVLRQAGVETARMVVIAMADRLAAIRILRQVRQMNPTVHVIVRVRFVRDVEPVLKAGADEAIPEEFETSVEIFSRVLRAFHVPRNVIQLQANLIRQDHYGLLRGIPVTESSVRRIRSILTASVTDLYQVLEDSPAVGQSLGTLNLRGRGGATVLAVARGEQVFLNPGADFVLQPGDTLVLVGTHTELDRTTALLEGRDDG, from the coding sequence TCCTCATCGGACCGGCCGGCCTGGGTTGGATCCGGCAGGCCCCCGAAATCCACGCCCTGGCCGAGGTCGGCATCATCGCCCTACTGTTCGTCCTGGGCGTCGAGTTCTCGGTCGAGTCCCTGGCCGCCTTTGGAGCCCGCCTCCCGATATTCGGGACCCTTCAGGTCCTCCTGACGGGGCTCCTCGGCGGCGGGGGCTTCGCCCTCCTGGGGTGGCCGCTTCGGTCCGCCCTGGTCGTCGGGTTCGCCGTGAGCACGACCAGCACGGCCATCTTACTAAAAGTCTTGCAGGAACGGAAAGAGCTGGACACCCACCACGGACGGTGGGCCGTCGGGACCTGTCTGTTTCAAGACATGGCCACGCCCCTGATCCTACTGGCCCTGCCCCTGAGTCAGACCGGGTGGCCGACCCTAACGGGCTTGGGTTCCATCCTGCTTCGCGGGGTCGTCATCGTGGCGGGGACCTTCGGGATGACCCGCCACGGGATGCCCTGGATGATGGAGCGCATCGCCCGCATGGGGGCATCCCCCGATTTCATCCGGGCCTTCGTCCTCGTCTGGGCCCTGGCCATCATCGGGGCCGTGTACGCCCTCGGGTGGCCTATCGCCATCGGGGCCTTCTTGGCGGGCCTCATCCTCTCGGAGACGCCCATCAGCCATCAGGTCGTCGCCGAGCTCTTACCCCTGCGAGACTTCCTGATGGGCCTCTTTTTTCTGACCCTCGGCATGCAGTTAGACCTGCGTCTCTTCCGGACGGACGCCGGTAGTGTCACGACCTTGGCTGTCGGTCTGCTCCTGGCGAAGGGTCTGGCCTTCGGCGGGGCCGCCGCGGCGGTCCGCCTGCCCCTCCGGACGGCCCTGACGCTGACGTTGGGGATGCCGTATGCCAGTGAGTTCTCGGTCCTGGTCTTGAACACGGCCCTCGGATTAGGGATTTTGACCAGGGACCTCCACACCGTGGCCCTGGCCGGTGTGTTCCTATCGTTGGTCGTCGCTCCGTTCCTGACGTACTTGGCGCCGGTCGTCGCGGCCGGATGGGTCGTCCGGATGACCCGAGCGGTCCCGGTCGACGTCGTCCGGGACCCGACTCGACCGCCGGGAGCCCCCGAGCGACGAGATCACGTCGTTATCATCGGATACGGTATCAACGGCGAGAACTTGGCGACCGTCCTGCGGGCCGTCCAGATCCCTTATTGCGTCATCGAGATGGACCTCGGGCGAGCGCAGACAGCCGCCCGGGCCGGGCATCCGGTCATCGTCGGCGACGCCCTGTACGCTCACGTCTTACGGCAGGCGGGCGTCGAGACGGCCCGGATGGTCGTGATCGCCATGGCGGACCGCCTGGCGGCCATCCGGATCCTCCGGCAGGTCCGACAGATGAACCCGACGGTCCACGTCATCGTCCGGGTCCGGTTCGTTCGCGACGTCGAACCCGTCCTGAAAGCGGGCGCCGACGAGGCGATCCCCGAGGAGTTCGAGACTTCCGTCGAGATCTTCAGCCGGGTCCTGCGGGCCTTCCACGTACCCCGGAACGTCATCCAGCTTCAGGCGAACCTCATCCGACAGGACCACTACGGCCTCCTGCGGGGAATCCCCGTGACCGAATCGAGCGTCCGGCGGATTCGGTCCATCCTGACGGCCAGCGTGACGGACCTATACCAGGTCCTGGAAGACTCGCCGGCCGTCGGTCAGTCGCTGGGGACTTTGAACTTACGAGGGCGCGGCGGGGCGACGGTCCTGGCCGTCGCCCGGGGCGAGCAGGTCTTCCTAAATCCGGGGGCCGACTTCGTCCTTCAGCCGGGTGACACGCTCGTCCTGGTCGGGACCCACACCGAGCTGGACCGGACGACGGCCCTCTTAGAAGGTCGGGACGACGGGTAG